The stretch of DNA AACAGCTAATTAtaagatagcctgtgagttgttagaagaaaggtatgacgatccagaaaacattatatcagctcaccttcagACCCTAATGCAGCTTGGCTCGTTTAGGAACACAAAGACTGGAATTCACACGTCCTCcttgcggaaattacaggatgatTTAGTgggccatgtgcgcagtttggaggcccttagagttggaggtgaacagtatGGGCGGATATTGGTGGCTATGACCCTTGCTCTGCTACCccatgacataaggttggactggtcgcgtagtgggCGGAAAAGAGATCTTGACGGATTGttgaagttcttgcaacgagaagtaGAAGGGAGAGAGAGGACAGAGGCTATCAAGATGCTAGGCCTaggaaaatccgaggaacccaaTGTAGAACGACGGACAAAAAATTACAGTCACAGTTCAGCTTCTGCCCTTCAAATTTCATCAGAGGGAAGTGCTTCAAAGACGCAgtgcgcattctgtggaaagctgcatcccagtgaaagtTGTATTGGTATAACTAAGTACTCCCCCTTTCAGataagtgttgtgtaagacggatctggcaaagtaaggggggggggggaggaatgtgaaggattaatttttgttttatttttattcattttttgttgtttgccaaatcgagagagagagagagagagagagagagagagagagagagagagagagagagagagagagagagagagagagagagagagagagagagagtatatgtgtgtgtgtgtcagcatcCCGCCACATCACCTACGTATATCTGATATCAGACCAAACCACAATTATCAATAGACATTTGTTACTTATTACAAGGACATAGTAAAACTCTGGCACTTCAGTTTTTTAGTGAAGCAACATACCTGCCCGAAACATTAGATTTGTATTAATTtgttattttataatattatattttttcattataaagataaagatatatatatatatatatatatatatatatatatatatatatatatatatatatatatatatatatatatatatatatatatataatatctcatcatcatcatctcctactacacctattgacacaaagggctcggatagatttcgccagtcgttttgagcttataattcaatacttctccattcatcatctaattcgtacttcatagtcctcagccaagtaggcctgggtcttccaactcttctagtgccttgtggtgcccaagtgaacgtttggtaaactaatctctcggggggggggggggaagggaagaggggcgtgcgaagagcatgaccaaaccatctccatctatatatacatatatatatatatatatatatatatatatatatatatatatatatatatatatatatatatatgtgtgtatacatatatgtataatatatgtgtatatatatatgtatatatatacatacatatatatatgtatatatatatatatatatatatatatatatatatatatatatatatatatatatatatatatatatatacatatatatatattatgcgtgtgtgtgtctaataGCCTATTTCCGTTCATACTAAATTTATATCATGCCTTGGCAGGAGAAATTCTTTATATCAGGCGTGGAACGACTAAAGTCTATGGCG from Palaemon carinicauda isolate YSFRI2023 chromosome 44, ASM3689809v2, whole genome shotgun sequence encodes:
- the LOC137634404 gene encoding uncharacterized protein yields the protein MAAFREENLRTTVSARASEIWRENKSGDHFKVLVDDQPMPLISKFINFQSVLEGEARGVLQDLIQTTANYKIACELLEERYDDPENIISAHLQTLMQLGSFRNTKTGIHTSSLRKLQDDLVGHVRSLEALRVGGEQYGRILVAMTLALLPHDIRLDWSRSGRKRDLDGLLKFLQREVEGRERTEAIKMLGLGKSEEPNVERRTKNYSHSSASALQISSEGSASKTQCAFCGKLHPSESCIGITKYSPFQISVV